Proteins co-encoded in one Sporosarcina sp. FSL K6-1522 genomic window:
- a CDS encoding ABC transporter permease — MLKIALDLVLSRKKWLLIIVSSFAFMFAASFAILLASETIKSNLKEDAYQKYGEHTGVLMDTNVFKEELSKDVDDIGEYSISDKLLLENNKIITVGWFDEDALRLGRIQLLEGDYPKGENEIVIESSYKKLMEKQYGNEWSIGESKVLEFENGQKEVILVGIIEDYSANWSVPADVEIGKNDFPNILTISSEPNLHNYIFKMNGSKNYSINKSSNLTSEYGERYINDRLLYTGLIDYDTVSTLAIIFQVVVLVMSIISMITIISFYNIKVLKKMAILKANGATSKSVFWILIYQYLLMLGVSLLLAIPLSLPLTKLIIVNTYNNGELANLNWPYIIGLQAIMLLMTGLFLTIKTIRDVKKMNNSSISSLLRGVKESLPITELNTNKFVYKQLYMQVITYKNLSILTTLSLCLSMLITTTSFFLQKETAGIWDDDADYVIVAQEIYLHKEIEHLNVLKEEGLTISTKDVERIEALPSVLHLDKTPFMVDVHPLIQTNSVTQPIENWISSHNPDKNTYMNKIIIPNVNYQIVDAKGFETLYPEGSFEDFKGKALLIVPNNSHASNERLIGEELDFVRKFNGESGMETQEWKYPVYDVLDEAQFSEDYQSFTIVLDNETASQNAIFRGYYDLSIFTKDDLTDSQTTELESMLSEMVSTTPGSLYQIVSDFIIEDTKISVFFGFLGQLSYVIAIVLAIISMLIMVFGKYNIQRFHWGTYMSMGMTKKQVVQYLGLEMLVYVSISAILSSLLFLAIALSHGYLYPISQYLISHLFSIAIVCILLLIGVYFIKLQIDKHSIYFLLRRED, encoded by the coding sequence ATGCTTAAGATTGCATTGGATTTAGTATTATCCAGAAAAAAGTGGTTGCTTATTATCGTTAGTTCCTTTGCTTTCATGTTCGCAGCTTCTTTTGCCATACTACTCGCTTCTGAGACCATTAAATCAAACCTAAAAGAAGATGCGTACCAAAAATATGGAGAGCATACAGGCGTATTAATGGATACTAACGTTTTTAAAGAGGAACTCAGTAAAGACGTTGACGATATTGGAGAATACTCAATTTCAGATAAATTGCTACTAGAAAACAACAAAATTATAACGGTTGGCTGGTTTGATGAGGATGCTCTTCGCCTAGGGAGAATTCAGTTACTTGAAGGTGATTACCCCAAAGGTGAAAATGAAATTGTAATTGAATCATCCTATAAAAAATTGATGGAGAAGCAATACGGAAACGAATGGAGTATTGGTGAAAGTAAAGTTCTTGAGTTTGAAAACGGTCAAAAAGAAGTAATCTTAGTCGGAATCATTGAAGATTACTCCGCAAATTGGTCTGTTCCAGCGGATGTAGAAATAGGCAAAAATGATTTCCCAAACATCCTTACAATAAGTTCTGAACCCAACTTACATAATTACATCTTTAAAATGAATGGCAGTAAAAACTATTCAATCAATAAAAGCAGTAATTTGACAAGTGAATACGGTGAAAGATACATCAATGATAGGCTTTTATATACTGGGCTAATCGATTATGATACAGTTTCGACGTTGGCGATTATTTTTCAAGTTGTCGTTTTAGTGATGTCGATTATAAGTATGATTACAATCATTTCCTTTTATAACATAAAGGTATTAAAAAAGATGGCTATTTTGAAAGCGAATGGAGCTACTAGCAAAAGCGTTTTCTGGATTCTCATATACCAGTACCTACTCATGTTAGGAGTAAGTCTATTGCTTGCCATTCCTCTTTCATTGCCACTTACTAAACTAATCATCGTCAATACGTATAATAATGGAGAATTGGCTAATTTAAATTGGCCCTATATCATCGGGCTACAGGCAATAATGCTTTTAATGACTGGCTTATTTTTAACGATAAAAACAATTCGAGATGTAAAAAAAATGAACAACTCCTCGATTTCTTCATTATTACGAGGAGTAAAAGAGAGTTTACCAATCACTGAGCTTAATACAAACAAATTTGTATACAAACAACTGTATATGCAAGTAATTACATATAAAAACCTATCCATCCTCACTACTTTGTCTTTATGTTTGTCGATGCTCATTACTACAACATCATTCTTTCTGCAAAAAGAAACAGCAGGTATTTGGGATGATGATGCCGATTATGTCATTGTTGCCCAAGAAATCTATTTGCATAAAGAAATTGAGCATCTAAACGTCTTAAAAGAAGAGGGGCTTACGATTTCGACGAAAGATGTAGAACGTATTGAAGCCTTACCATCTGTTCTACATCTCGATAAAACTCCCTTTATGGTTGACGTACATCCATTAATTCAAACTAATAGTGTCACACAACCAATTGAAAACTGGATTTCGTCACATAATCCGGATAAAAACACCTATATGAATAAAATAATCATTCCTAATGTAAACTATCAAATAGTAGATGCCAAGGGCTTTGAAACACTATATCCAGAAGGTTCTTTTGAAGATTTCAAAGGAAAGGCTTTACTGATTGTTCCGAACAACAGCCATGCGTCTAATGAGCGGTTAATCGGTGAAGAGTTAGACTTTGTAAGAAAATTTAACGGTGAAAGCGGAATGGAAACCCAGGAATGGAAGTATCCTGTATACGATGTACTTGATGAAGCACAGTTTAGTGAGGATTATCAAAGTTTCACAATTGTGTTGGACAATGAAACAGCAAGTCAAAATGCAATATTTCGAGGCTACTATGACCTCTCTATCTTTACGAAGGATGATTTGACTGATAGCCAAACAACTGAATTAGAGTCGATGTTAAGTGAAATGGTTTCCACTACGCCTGGCAGTCTCTATCAAATTGTTTCAGATTTTATAATCGAGGATACGAAGATCTCTGTTTTCTTCGGATTTTTAGGACAACTATCCTACGTGATTGCCATCGTACTAGCAATCATTAGCATGTTAATAATGGTCTTTGGAAAATATAACATACAAAGGTTTCACTGGGGAACATACATGTCTATGGGAATGACTAAAAAGCAAGTAGTTCAATATTTAGGTTTGGAAATGCTTGTCTATGTAAGTATCAGTGCAATCTTAAGTAGCTTATTATTCTTAGCTATAGCGCTATCCCATGGATATTTATATCCAATATCCCAATACTTGATTTCCCATCTATTTTCAATTGCTATCGTTTGCATATTGCTTTTAATTGGAGTTTATTTCATCAAACTTCAGATTGACAAGCACTCAATATACTTCTTGTTAAGGAGAGAAGATTAA
- a CDS encoding enoyl-CoA hydratase: MYTTVELTREGRFARLILNRPASMNAMDEVMMKELADVFEELKNDTTVQVLVIQGAGRAFSAGGDIKAMINPENPMDIAKVMVDVSRLAKALYTLPQITIAVVHGAAAGLGFSLVLGCDYIIAEEESKLAMNFIGIGLVPDGAGHFFLKERIGVPQAKKLIWSGQVMKSREALEKGLIDEVTAEGKGVEQGEAFAHKLLASPIAAMIASKRILHEQKIAELDSVLAMESETQVAMRKTADHLEGLQAFVGKRTPAFVGK, translated from the coding sequence ATGTATACGACTGTTGAATTGACAAGAGAGGGACGTTTTGCGCGTCTAATATTGAACAGACCAGCGTCTATGAACGCGATGGATGAAGTGATGATGAAAGAGCTGGCAGACGTTTTTGAAGAGCTAAAGAATGACACGACTGTACAAGTACTCGTCATTCAAGGGGCGGGGCGCGCATTTTCAGCTGGGGGAGATATTAAAGCAATGATCAATCCGGAGAACCCGATGGATATTGCTAAGGTGATGGTTGATGTATCACGCTTGGCGAAAGCGTTGTATACATTGCCGCAAATTACGATTGCGGTTGTCCATGGGGCGGCGGCAGGATTAGGATTCAGTTTAGTGCTTGGCTGTGATTATATTATTGCGGAAGAAGAAAGTAAGTTGGCGATGAACTTTATCGGCATCGGACTTGTGCCGGATGGAGCAGGTCACTTCTTCTTAAAAGAGCGCATCGGCGTACCACAAGCGAAAAAACTCATCTGGTCAGGTCAGGTGATGAAGAGCCGAGAAGCGCTTGAAAAAGGGTTAATTGACGAAGTAACTGCAGAAGGAAAAGGCGTTGAACAGGGAGAAGCCTTTGCTCATAAATTGCTCGCTTCACCGATTGCAGCAATGATTGCTTCAAAGCGTATTTTACATGAGCAAAAAATAGCAGAGCTTGATAGTGTGCTGGCAATGGAGAGTGAAACACAAGTGGCGATGCGTAAAACAGCGGATCACTTGGAAGGACTGCAAGCGTTTGTGGGGAAACGGACGCCGGCATTTGTAGGGAAATAA
- a CDS encoding VOC family protein, with translation MSQGLIHHIELYVSDLAKTIDFWSWLLEELGYSQFQEWESGRSWKLGETYIVFVQAEERFLDVPYHRCRVGLNHLAFHASSRQQVDALTSKLQRKGIRILYTDKHPFAGGSEHHAVYFEDPDRMKVEVVAPKLS, from the coding sequence ATGTCGCAAGGGCTTATTCATCATATTGAACTATACGTTTCTGATTTAGCAAAAACCATTGATTTCTGGAGTTGGCTGTTAGAAGAATTAGGATATAGTCAGTTTCAAGAATGGGAAAGTGGACGGAGTTGGAAGTTAGGGGAAACGTATATTGTTTTCGTACAAGCAGAAGAAAGATTTCTTGATGTCCCTTATCATAGATGCCGTGTAGGCCTTAATCATTTGGCATTCCACGCAAGCTCACGCCAACAGGTGGATGCGTTAACAAGCAAATTACAACGTAAAGGAATCCGCATCCTCTATACTGATAAGCATCCATTTGCCGGTGGGTCTGAACATCATGCCGTTTACTTTGAAGATCCGGATAGAATGAAAGTTGAAGTGGTAGCACCTAAACTGTCCTAA
- a CDS encoding ABC transporter ATP-binding protein produces MKNLLVADNISKSFNGKNIVKPVNFTIQQGSIHVIEGKSGSGKSTLLSMLGGMEKPDRGDIRFNGHSLYRLGDNEQSKIRGTSFGYVFQSFHLIPELTVKENIELPLQFNSRGVEKDRVSEIANRLGIASHLHKRPDFLSGGEQQRVAIARAVIMEPQIIFADEPTGNLDQTTTKTVIELLSNLTSSLNIALVVVTHEQHLFTQPHHLYTMEDGSLKKVRQPHA; encoded by the coding sequence ATGAAAAATTTATTAGTTGCAGACAATATCTCGAAATCTTTTAATGGGAAAAACATAGTAAAACCGGTAAACTTCACAATTCAACAGGGGAGCATTCATGTGATTGAGGGAAAGAGTGGCTCTGGCAAATCAACTTTACTCAGTATGTTAGGAGGTATGGAAAAACCAGACCGTGGAGACATTCGTTTTAATGGTCATTCACTTTACCGATTAGGCGATAATGAGCAATCAAAAATAAGGGGCACTTCCTTTGGCTATGTATTTCAATCATTTCATTTAATACCCGAATTAACTGTGAAGGAAAATATCGAATTGCCTTTACAATTTAACTCGCGAGGTGTGGAGAAAGATCGTGTGTCTGAAATCGCAAACAGATTAGGTATCGCTTCGCATTTACATAAAAGACCAGACTTTTTGTCAGGTGGTGAACAACAGCGAGTTGCGATTGCTAGAGCTGTCATTATGGAGCCACAAATTATATTTGCTGACGAGCCAACAGGTAACTTAGATCAAACAACTACCAAAACAGTCATAGAGTTATTATCCAATTTAACAAGTTCTTTGAATATCGCTTTAGTTGTTGTTACGCATGAACAGCATCTCTTTACACAGCCACACCATCTATACACTATGGAAGATGGCTCCTTAAAGAAGGTGAGACAGCCTCATGCTTAA
- a CDS encoding GntR family transcriptional regulator, giving the protein MNSSQPRRMSKDYAYFEIKNKILNGDFTPEESLIESKLAKELDISKTPLREALQKLEVEELVVRQANGRLKTPSITVQEAEEIFLVRSYLEGIIAKQATDHATKEDIDSLSGICDKINQAIEAKNIEEILHYGTKFHEQLYRMSGNRTVVKILSQLNDHVTRYRRLVPINNEEMYMQNTDEHSIILQHIIEGDRLGAESTMRSHILSSMSVAVEAIKKME; this is encoded by the coding sequence ATGAATAGCTCGCAACCAAGAAGAATGTCTAAAGACTATGCATACTTTGAAATCAAAAACAAAATTTTGAATGGCGATTTCACTCCTGAAGAGAGCTTAATTGAAAGTAAGTTAGCTAAGGAATTAGATATTAGTAAAACACCATTACGTGAAGCGTTACAGAAACTAGAAGTGGAAGAGTTGGTTGTTAGGCAAGCCAATGGACGATTAAAAACGCCTTCGATTACGGTGCAAGAAGCTGAAGAAATATTTCTAGTGAGAAGTTATTTAGAAGGGATTATAGCCAAACAGGCTACTGATCATGCAACAAAAGAGGATATTGATAGTTTATCAGGCATTTGCGATAAAATTAATCAAGCGATTGAAGCGAAAAATATCGAAGAAATCCTTCATTATGGAACTAAATTTCATGAGCAGCTGTATCGAATGAGTGGGAATAGGACTGTTGTAAAAATTCTAAGCCAATTGAATGATCATGTCACGAGGTATCGCCGTCTTGTGCCGATAAATAACGAGGAAATGTACATGCAAAATACGGATGAGCATTCCATCATTCTTCAGCATATCATTGAAGGGGATCGATTGGGCGCAGAAAGTACTATGCGAAGCCATATTTTGAGTAGTATGAGTGTGGCTGTTGAGGCTATAAAAAAGATGGAATAA
- a CDS encoding DUF3796 domain-containing protein: MYEGFDLLAFMLGLPTGLVIALSVWYFVRKKGKKERRYDERYQRIQEQAKSLSWTVTVVTIVIAWAVVIIFEGPGLAFFLFAALYVIAVVSYGVGAAIVDKRN; this comes from the coding sequence ATGTACGAAGGATTTGATTTGCTTGCGTTTATGTTAGGTTTGCCGACAGGGTTGGTGATTGCATTAAGCGTTTGGTATTTTGTTCGGAAAAAAGGGAAAAAAGAACGTCGCTATGATGAGCGTTACCAAAGGATTCAGGAGCAAGCCAAATCGCTATCTTGGACAGTTACAGTAGTGACTATTGTGATTGCCTGGGCGGTTGTTATTATTTTTGAAGGACCGGGTCTTGCTTTCTTTTTGTTCGCCGCACTTTATGTGATTGCAGTGGTATCTTACGGCGTTGGAGCTGCCATTGTGGATAAACGGAATTAG
- a CDS encoding helix-turn-helix transcriptional regulator produces MNNLIKEMRTAMGLTQDDLAEKLEVSRQTIISLEKGRYNPSLVLAFKIAKLFNCRIEDIFTPEEE; encoded by the coding sequence CTGAATAACTTAATTAAGGAAATGCGGACGGCGATGGGCTTAACGCAGGATGACCTTGCGGAGAAGTTGGAAGTTTCGCGGCAGACGATTATTTCCCTTGAAAAAGGGAGATATAATCCGTCATTGGTTTTAGCGTTTAAAATTGCGAAGTTATTCAATTGTCGTATTGAGGATATTTTTACACCGGAGGAGGAATGA
- a CDS encoding ABC transporter ATP-binding protein, translated as MTLLLENVTKRFGDFTAVDDLSLSVGDGTMYGFLGANGAGKTTTFRMILGLLNANEGRITWNGKPISYATSPEIGYLPEERGLYPKMKVEDQLVFLAQLRGMNKANAKKELHNWLERFEVPHYANKKIEELSKGNQQKIQVIASLLHKPQLLILDEPFSGLDPVNVEMLKAAILDFRNEGATIVFSSHRMDHVEELCEQLSIIDKGKQVVSGTLRDVKRSFSKHNIRIHSDNDLSQLESISGVTSVHKTVEGAVFQVETEEIAHKLLTAALQSGPIRHFEIEEPSLQDIFIEKVGKQHA; from the coding sequence ATGACTTTACTACTTGAAAACGTCACAAAGCGCTTTGGCGATTTTACCGCTGTGGACGATTTATCGCTGTCCGTTGGCGATGGGACGATGTACGGATTTTTAGGAGCGAATGGGGCGGGGAAGACGACGACGTTCCGCATGATTTTAGGATTATTGAATGCTAATGAAGGGCGGATTACATGGAACGGCAAACCGATTTCCTATGCGACAAGTCCAGAAATCGGTTATTTACCAGAAGAGCGTGGCCTTTATCCGAAAATGAAAGTAGAAGACCAGCTCGTATTTTTAGCGCAACTGCGAGGCATGAACAAAGCGAACGCCAAGAAAGAACTGCACAACTGGCTGGAGCGTTTTGAAGTACCGCATTATGCCAATAAAAAAATCGAAGAGCTATCGAAAGGGAATCAGCAAAAAATCCAAGTGATAGCATCCCTTTTGCATAAGCCACAACTGCTCATTCTTGATGAACCCTTTTCCGGTCTTGACCCCGTGAACGTTGAAATGCTGAAAGCAGCCATTTTGGATTTCCGCAATGAAGGTGCAACTATTGTGTTTTCGAGTCACCGTATGGATCATGTGGAGGAATTATGTGAGCAATTGAGTATTATCGATAAAGGGAAACAGGTCGTCAGTGGGACTTTACGTGATGTAAAGCGATCATTCAGTAAGCATAATATACGCATTCATTCGGATAATGATTTGTCACAATTGGAATCCATTTCGGGTGTCACATCTGTTCATAAAACCGTTGAGGGGGCTGTCTTCCAAGTTGAAACGGAAGAGATTGCCCATAAACTGCTGACAGCGGCATTGCAATCGGGTCCTATCCGTCACTTTGAAATTGAAGAACCTTCGTTGCAAGATATTTTCATCGAAAAGGTGGGGAAGCAACATGCGTGA
- a CDS encoding ABC transporter permease, whose product MREFMIIFKQAFVTKAKTKSFIITTAIMLAAVFLFANIGNIIDGVKSVTGGDSESAEVLQVIDDSGVLIDRLAAQFEASGSDMTIEKASETEQALTEQVKEGDIDSFLTLKLDGANTIQANYTSMSSMEFALPMMLQDALQSIQTEMKAEELSLSGEQVQTLFAPIQFEEHSVSASAKTEEELSQARGLVYVLMFLIYFAVILYASMIATEVATEKSSRVMEILISSVSPVKHMFAKVAGIGSLGLLQMVLFGLAGFIALKTTSSEMADGFFSVFGFSNMNVGTLVYAAVFFLLGYFLYATLAALLGSLVSRTEDVQQMILPMTLLIVAAFMIAATGLGNPEVAYIKYASFFPFFAPLVMFLRVGMLDLPVWEPLLSIGIMLVTIFILGWFGARVYRGGVLMYGPSRSLKDIKKAIQLGKE is encoded by the coding sequence ATGCGTGAATTCATGATTATTTTTAAACAGGCATTCGTAACGAAAGCAAAAACGAAGTCGTTTATCATTACGACGGCGATTATGCTGGCGGCCGTGTTCTTGTTTGCGAATATCGGGAACATTATTGACGGTGTCAAAAGCGTGACGGGTGGAGATAGTGAGTCGGCTGAAGTCTTGCAAGTAATTGATGATAGTGGTGTGTTAATAGATCGGTTGGCAGCGCAATTTGAGGCAAGTGGTTCTGACATGACGATAGAGAAAGCTAGTGAAACGGAACAAGCGCTGACAGAGCAAGTGAAGGAAGGGGACATCGATTCCTTTTTGACACTCAAGCTGGATGGGGCGAATACGATTCAAGCAAATTACACGTCCATGAGTTCTATGGAATTCGCGCTCCCGATGATGCTACAAGATGCGCTTCAGTCGATTCAAACGGAAATGAAAGCAGAGGAATTATCGTTGTCTGGCGAGCAAGTACAGACATTGTTTGCGCCTATTCAATTTGAAGAACATTCCGTATCTGCATCAGCAAAAACGGAGGAAGAATTGAGCCAGGCACGTGGTCTTGTTTATGTATTGATGTTCCTCATTTACTTTGCAGTCATTTTGTATGCGAGTATGATTGCGACAGAAGTGGCGACAGAGAAATCATCGCGTGTTATGGAAATTCTAATCTCTAGCGTGTCCCCAGTTAAGCATATGTTTGCTAAAGTCGCAGGGATTGGATCTCTTGGTTTACTACAGATGGTGTTGTTTGGTCTGGCTGGATTCATCGCATTAAAAACGACATCTTCCGAAATGGCAGACGGTTTCTTCTCTGTATTTGGCTTTTCGAATATGAATGTTGGAACGCTGGTCTATGCGGCAGTGTTTTTCTTGCTCGGCTACTTCCTGTATGCAACGCTTGCGGCTTTGCTAGGGTCGCTTGTTAGTAGAACAGAAGATGTGCAACAAATGATACTGCCGATGACGTTGTTAATTGTAGCGGCATTTATGATTGCGGCGACAGGGCTTGGCAATCCAGAAGTGGCGTATATTAAATACGCATCCTTCTTCCCGTTCTTTGCACCACTCGTTATGTTCTTACGTGTTGGCATGCTCGATTTACCCGTTTGGGAGCCGTTGTTATCAATCGGCATTATGCTTGTAACGATTTTCATTTTAGGCTGGTTTGGTGCACGCGTTTACCGTGGTGGTGTACTAATGTATGGCCCCTCAAGATCGTTGAAGGATATTAAAAAAGCGATTCAGCTTGGGAAAGAGTAA
- the mgsA gene encoding methylglyoxal synthase — MKIALIAHDEKKNEMVNFTIAYEHIFSQYTLFATGTTGQRIMDETNLSVNRLMSGPLGGDQQIGAMIATGDLDLIIFFRDPLTAQPHEPDVSALLRLCDVYGIPLATNIATAELLLRAVEKGFFSWRETMEKYK, encoded by the coding sequence TTGAAAATTGCACTAATCGCCCACGATGAAAAGAAAAATGAAATGGTCAATTTCACAATTGCTTATGAACATATTTTTTCACAATACACGTTATTTGCAACAGGCACGACGGGGCAACGGATCATGGACGAAACGAATCTATCCGTCAATCGACTCATGTCAGGCCCTTTAGGCGGCGATCAACAAATCGGCGCAATGATTGCGACAGGCGATTTGGATTTAATCATCTTTTTCCGCGATCCATTAACTGCACAACCACATGAGCCCGATGTCAGCGCATTATTGCGCCTATGCGATGTCTACGGTATCCCGCTCGCGACGAATATTGCAACAGCTGAACTACTACTGCGTGCTGTTGAAAAAGGCTTTTTCTCATGGCGCGAGACAATGGAGAAATACAAATAA
- a CDS encoding YhzD family protein has translation MRTYKLTAYEPTGKLITEETFTAESDDAAKVQGQAMLEEKDLIEKTHRLASPAGKLLLFHS, from the coding sequence GTGAGAACTTACAAACTGACTGCATATGAACCAACAGGGAAATTGATTACAGAAGAAACGTTCACGGCGGAGTCCGATGACGCGGCAAAAGTACAGGGGCAAGCCATGCTAGAAGAAAAAGATCTTATTGAAAAAACACATCGCCTCGCTTCTCCCGCTGGGAAGTTATTATTGTTTCATTCATAA